TAAAATTAAGATCATATCCGAATAACCCCGAAGAGAAAATTTTTCCCGAAAAAGGTGCATATGCAGAAGAATCTAGTAACGAAGTAAGCGTTTTTAACACTTTATATccatttaaaattacataatcCGAATCATCCTGAAAAACTGTACGATCGTTCCACGTCTCGCTAAAGTGGCAAAAAAAAGGATGTTAACGATTATGGTAGTACGAACCTCTCAATTTCCGGTGCTTTAGGGTTATCAACTCGAACGAACCAGCTTGGATACCATCAAGAAAAAGAGGAGAAAGAAGAAGTAAAAGAAGCGATTCGACGCAGGAAATTCGACGAGAAGCAAATTTATATGCCGGCTATTATTTTTGATCTCCTGTCCAGTACCACAAATTGGCCCATAAATCGGACGATTTCACGTGCGAACGGCCCTTTGAGCGCCGTTTCGAGGCAAATTAATTTCGCGTATTCGAGGCGAGAAAGAAAGTGCGCTGATGAAGTAATAAGGAAAGCGGGACGGGTCCCGTTGATACGACGGGATCACCGCATTTCGATGCAAATCAGTTAGCAACTTGCCAACTTTCGCGTGCTAATAGTTGTACCTTTGCCACCCACTAATTATGGAAATTCCGTCGTTTTGCTCTTTCGACGATCTCTGTGAAAACTTGGATTACAGGCTACCACTTTAACTCGTGCTTCAAAAACATTCGAAACGAGCATCATTTTTGTCCTCGTCCCGTCACGACCTGAACGCGTTCGATTATATTGTAAAGTGATTAATACGTTATCTGTTATGGGAATCAATATCTCTTTTATTACTGCGGTAATTTTGAAACACGTTGCATATCAATTTAACACTTTCGTGACTGAATTAAcctttttttaaacattatCTGTTGATTTATCGATCGGCGCTTCTTTGCCAAGGCaatattaaactttttaacttTCGAAAAAATCTGTCTAGTTTTTCGATAAATACAGTCAATATGTagttatgtttttaatttaattgagtACTAATTAACGTTTCCCTCAGATTGTAGGACTAAAATTGTCAACTACATAATTTGATTGAAAATTAAAGTCGCACTTGAATTAAAGAGTGAACGATATTTTGTAAGCGTCTTTAGTTAACGATCTCCTAACTTtagttgaagaatttttaatttaatcgcgTTTGCTCGAAATCTCGTACATCTTGATCATAATTTCTGAAGAtcgattataatttaatttctagTCAAAGTCAATGGTAACTTTTACGATAGTAAGAATTTGAAAAGCGTGATGGTCCCGAAAGGGTTAACATCGCAGCAATGATTATTGTTCGAAAATGCTTCCCGAACGGAAGCGTGTTTTCACCGAATCGAGCACAATGCCACAAGCATGGGTCTACGCGATATAGCAAACCCCGTATAATATTACCGTAAAACACCCGTTACCTGTGCACCACCGGTTCTAGCGTCCATTAAATCATGGAGTATCGAGCGACCGATACACAAGCGTGTCACTGCATTATCGCCGTACTATTTGTATCCGTTTAGACGACGAAATTGCTTCCATTACCGGGATTTGCTCACGATTCGAGGCCCCGGCTCGCGTCTCGGCCCCGTGACGTGCGTTTTATCGGTAATAATGCCTCCGGTTTTATAGTGACACGCTGTTTTATACTTTTCGTGACTCGTAAATTTCACGGCCGGCTTTATCGTTAATATCGCTTCGTGAATCTTGCAGGAGGACGCGAGCCTTCCTGTCCCCTCGACTGTCACGACGATTTATCAACCGGCTGAGGAGAACAGTTCGAAACTGTTCCGTAGATCTCGAGCGTTTCGTGCgaaattttctctttctttttcccttTATTGCTGATCAACGAGAAACGACGCATTGGACCGTGCTTCGCTTTTATCCCCTCGCTATTCTTGCTTTCATTCTGGCTTTTAATTGAAAGGATGTTCCGAGCTCGTTTGTTCCGTCGAAAAAGTGGAACACCGTGcgataaaagtaaaatatgtgTTACGTTCGAGTGTGCTATCGTTCCGACATTAATTGCGTTAAATTAAGATGGTTTCGTTGGACTGCCGCACTTTAACCCATTCATCCAAAGCGATTATTGCAAACCGTAAATTTAGATACTCACATGTAACCTttcatgtaaataatttttattagaaagTTTACCGGTGTTTAATTTTTGAACGACAGCTTCCTGAGACAGACAACAAACACTCGAAAAGCAGATTTTAGGTTCGCCCGAAGCTGGTATCGATAAGTAGTACGAGACCGGTGAACGAGCCTCCGAGAGAACGTATAGGAAGAGGAACGGGAAGCTCGAGAGGCAaaagggacagagatagaggtcTCTCTATATGTGGGTGGAAAAATGCAGAACCCATGCAATTACAGCGTGTTTGCTCGAGGAAGATCGTACGGGTTATCAGCCACGTGTGTGGCAATAGCCGAAGGCTCTATCGTCGTGTCCTACGCTATATTTCTTTTGTGTCAGCGATCTATGGAAACGAGCAGATCACAATGGGTACTTGAAAGTAATTCTAATAGGGCTCGCGATAGGCTGGCCCGGTTCGCGACTTAATCTACGGTCGTGGAAACTTGAACATGTagctatgtatgtatgtaccgCGCATGTCGTGCCTGCGTTCGCTCGATGCAATTTTTATCATCCGTCACGTTTAGCTGTTGCGTTTTCCAAACGTTGCTTTACAATCGACGGAACACTTCGAATGGGTCAGCTAACAAGAAACTCGTGCGGCAACCTTCGATCTTTTACGCAATTATGAATGACGGTCTTAACCGCATGTGCTGGtgtttatgcaaatacgatcgatcgaCATGACgtttttaaagaatttaaaaaatatcctgATATTACTTTTtggtttatttgtaaaatatttacgcACCTTCGTTataaatttcgttaaaaatatacagaagatttaatcatttttaaggcaatttttataaatgatagAATGCCCGGGGGAAAAAATGTTTTCCGTCATTATCTATCACCCTCTGTCATCTTTCAGCCAGAAGATGGATACCGCGAATAAGGTCACCAAATTGTTTCCTCGGCAATGCGTATCCTTAATATCTAGATTTCATTATCTTCTTCCCCAAGATCCTTCATACATCATCCTGTattatcattcaattaaaaacttgataaataaaatacaacctAATATGTATACTTAGGTGGAGAAATAAAATGGCTTCCAAGTTgaacagaaaatttattgtCGGCCAATGAACCAGCAACACAGTTTTAACAAGACATTACGTAAAGAAACCTTATACCGTTTTCGAACGTTTCGCGTTTAAGTCTGGAGATAAAGTTCGAATTCCATTGTTACTCCTTCGATATATGTCTTCGACGCGAACAGAGAGTCCGAGTTCGATTGTACGTACACTTTGTTTGCTAGTTCCCTTGTATCCAGAGCATGTGAGCTAATGTATTCCGAAGGCAATCATTGCGGTGCCTTGTTGTATGTAAATCACTGCTCCTGTCGGAGATAGATCGGTCCTAGACGATTCAGTCCGTCGTCATCCTTTCGGAATGGATTTCGTTCGATCAAATTTGCCGCGGCATGTGTATTTCCAGGATACACGTTCGAGAAACTATTCATTTAAAAGTGAAATGAGATCAAACTGTTTTATGACAAGAATAAATATTCTCTGTAAGATGTGGACGTTCTTATGTCTGTTCGAGTTCTTATGGGGTataatttatagaatatttgaCAGTAGATTGTTTCAAACTGTAGAATACTTGAGGGAATTCTACTCTTGCAGATGtagaaagaaaatttttatatttaggatatgaaggtttggagattggGTAATTGAACATTTTGAGGTTaagtttgagggtttgaaaaATTCCTGAAAATCGTCGCATAGAAGTTACTGCATTTATTTGAgtgatttcaagaatttttcagTCCAGAACCCCATAACAAAAGTGCAGAATACCGTAGGAAAGTTATTTTACCATAAGATCGCCATTGCACCGCGTCGAGTTAGCTTATAAACAACGCGATTTTAGTAGAAAATGAAGTTGTAGAATCCTCGTATAGCCTAACCGACGCCTCCTCGTCTACCGGAAGGTGAAATCGATACGAGGATTCGTCGAATTAGTAAGTCTGCAAGGTACGTGTAACGATCTCCAGTCTTACCGTCCTCGTGTCTCGTACATCCTTCGAAGTTACTTGTTCGAGCGCACAACCGTACACGGAGAAGTCCCGCTAACGATTAGATTGAATTAGGTTAGAAGCAAGATCCATTACCGCTCGTTGCCTTATACATTCGCTGCTATGAGGATCCGGGCTGTTTATGTAAAGAGAAAGATCGACGATGCACGGTATTTGGAAGTTGAACGAATCACTTATCTGTTCGCGGATTTAATGCGTCACACCTTGATAGCCGGCCGAATGTGTTCATTTTATAACGTAAACCTCGTCGTCGAATTGTCCGTGTGCTTTATTAAATTGAACGTCTAACAAACGAGCTCTGACGAATGTTATCGTAATATGTCGCGACGGTCTTAGCGCTCCCCTGCCTCCACCTCACGATCTTATCGTGCCGTATCACCGGTATTACTAGTGTAACACGTTTCCACTCTTTATCGAATCTTTATTTACCCTTTCGACGCTGAGCCTTTTTTAGGAAACCTGTATAATTctgaagaaaaatgaaataaatgttttatCTGACATTGCCTTTCAAGTTTCTTTTGAACTTACGAGATCTTTGGAAACGATGACAAATGCTGATAGTCATTTTTGCATAGAAGTTATATGTTTACTCCTTCCAATAAATTAGTGAATTTCCAGTTCGCAGGCTGAGTTTGCAATCTCTTAGCcactattttcaaaattttcaagtttgacaaCGTACTTTGCAAATGTAGAGCATCGACCAcctaaataatatgatttccgTCACCTTTCATAAACGAGATCAAACACAACCAGTCGAACGCAGCAAGACGTTAAACGTTCCAAATGTCAgaaaggagagaaaaaaaggaTTGACTGATAGGTCCGTTAGCGTGCTACATAAAGAAACAAGATAGCGAACGCGTGTCGGTTAAAAAGTGAGCAAACGATGATGCACGATCACTATTATTCGGTGTCTTAAACGGACAGCCGCGGTAGCCGGTGCGATCGTGAAAATATTTCCGTCTGCCTAAGGTGTGGCCGATAATAAGCATTCCCTTGTACGCGAGTGTGTTAGGCAGAACGATAATAgagaaattggataattttAAGCATGAGTGGAGGCCGAGATCACGGGCGACACGTACCTATGGTTCCAGTTCAACAAACAGAACAACCGGGGATATTACATGACATGCACTTGCGACGGTCTGTTCTTTCGAGCACAGGTCGGAACATTAttctttttttcctcttttGCAATGTTCGATCGCTGCGAATGTCGAGGGAACTGTCAGTCAAAATGATTGCAGCGAAACACCTCGGTCGATGTGTGCACGCATGTACGGAGAGTGTACTTGCAAAACTGGGACACTTTATCGGTCAAACGAATCTAACGATGCATGCTTCTCGTTCTTGCTCGTTGTTGACGAGTTTTTTGTTATTAGTGAACATGATTAGTTCAGATTATTGTTCGATTGAAATTGAACGTCTTAATTACTTTCAGTAATCTGAGATAACACGATGAGTAACTCTTTCTCGCAATCGATGATTCATGTACAAATTGATTACCGACTCATCAATTTTCCGGGATTTAACTCTCTGTGATCCTGAGAATCCTCATAACATCACACAGTTATATCATATATTCCTTTTTACGAATaacctattttttaatttgtttggtGTTCCTTGATTTCTACATTGTCGAGATAACTGATAAGTCtaaatcgatatcacacaatgaAACGATCAAACTGTTTTTCACCGGGGACCGATAAATACTTTTATCGTTTAATCAATATTTTCTTCcgattgattttatgattcgaaATGATTTTTTCTTAAGAACATTCGAGAAGTTACAGTCAAAAACATATAAGGGAATATGGAATGGTAGAATACATATCTTTTCGATTAATTtaagtacaaattttattaatgtttttaatagTACAAATTTCTGTCATATTTAATACGTTGCATTCGacaacacacaatcatatactctCAGTTAATTGTTTAACTACACGTTACGACCTAATATAGGTTTATACCATTTTCGTTAGATTACATACTTTCTCGTGTCTACTTTGAAACACTTTTATCTTGTATCATTTTTCTAGTAAATTATACTGTAATCAATGTAACAAGATGTTGTACAAAAACTGTTTCCTTAACATCTATGCGATAACGtatcatatatttacaaatttacggcGCTAATTTATACCATGTTTAATGGTATTTGTTAATTATGCTGTCATACTGTGTATTTAGGAACAACTTTCTTTGCATTCGTTCAGATTCGCGAAATTGTTCGCGTTCGGTCTGCAGCCTCCGAAAAGGAACTCTTCGCACTGATTCGTCTCCGGGTTGTATCCATATCTTATCATCATTGCTCTGCATGGACCGCGTTCCAATGGCAAAAGACATTCTGTAAAAATAAACAAGTATTACATCTCCACAAATATCAATCACTGtgtcatacaattaaaagtaTTCTCAGAAGgaatgaaattgttaatttaaaacgAGTATTGAATATAAAGATCTAGAAAGTTGAACGGTATCCGAAAAAGATGCCGGACGATTGCGCCATGTAATTTCCATAAAATAATAAGTGAAAGCAGAAGAGATTTGCTCTGTCCAGAATATTCCACTACGAATAAAATGTCATTAAAAGAATCTTACTTCGAAATCAATTGCTTCTTACACGCAGATAGCAAGCTGCAAATATTACGTATTGCGACGATATTATGTGAAATGCGATAACTAATTTTAGACCTTTCTAACAAAGTCTCAGTTACGAGCTTTCATTACTTCCAAATATTCTAATTCGTTCAAGcgttaaattcaatatttctaaattattaaattcttaaaatttttagtagtaACAATTCtagtttttataaaactttaacTCACACATAGAATATTCCTATTGAGAAGTAACagtaaattattgtaaaaaatgGATTTACGTACGTGGACCTATACCCGCTGACGCTCCGTCCATCATCGCGATGCAACACAGAACAACCAAGAACAAAGCCACAATTTTACCGTTCATTTTTCTTTTGGAATCTGTCAAGCTTTCGAAATCGTGCTGTAACTTCTTCACGTAACTGTGGAAAGTATACTGTTGCAGGTCATTGATCAGAGTTTATATAGATCTCGCTGCCATTGGGTAGGGGTTTTTCACGAAGATGAACACACGATATAGCACTTCATCGTATTATCGCTGTGCGTGTGTACATAACGCCCACACACTCATAGTTGTATATTTTCACTTTTGTAGCTAAATGCATTAAACATGTCCGAGACGGGTGAAACACGGCACGTTCCGAGTCCTCTGCAACATTTTCATCGACAATAATTACAACGTGACCCTTTGTACACCTTCTGAGtacttttattacattttcgtAGTACAAACCTTGATTCATTTGATTCGCGTGAACTGATAAACGGTTTATCtaacatttttgttttttaattgttaacGTAGATAACCATTCGGATAAGTCAATTTTATGTATTGAGTAAGTCTCGATCTTTAACACtctgtatttttttaattaaaaaccaaGGTTAGTTGACACAAAATGTGCGACTATTTTCTTTATCTTtgaataacatattttttacgTGGAACGAAATTTCGATCTGTAATTGTTTACCTACAGAAGCTTGATAATACATTAAGTAGCAGCAATGTGTGCATAATACACTTGTATGAGTGGATTGCGCTTTTGATAATACCTCCTTTCTCTTAAAGTTTGCTGTTCATAATTAAATGCCATAATTACTTAATCTGCGGCAGCAGTACAGAAGATCATGTTGTAACATAATTAATTCAATGTTACGCAAGCTTTATTTTAAtgctcttaatttttaaattaatgcaCGAAGACGGTGTCACTAGTTCCATCTATGCATTAGAGATAGAAACTGAAAGTCCGAGTTTCCTTTTCTAGTGTCGCCACTTGTTTCATTCCTACTCTTTGCTCAAGCGATAATGCAGATATTTGCATTATAATGTTGCTAGGAAAGAAGATCTCTACTGCATCGATTTTGGCGCTTCAACTTCAGGTAACATATACAGCGAATTATTCAGAGTTTGGACACTCGTTTAACCTGTTCGGAGGTGACAGAAGATTTAAAGGCACGTTAAGTATTTTCTAAAGCTTTATTTcgtataatacataataaaacaCCGCGTGGAAAAACGAACATATAAAGAGGTACATGATAACGCTTATTTCTTTCATATTCCcttgaaaaaattgtttttgTTTATCTGCGATACATAACCTATGTTTCATCTTAACGTTTATTTAGTAATTAACGCTTtaccaaataattttttattgtaacgtTTTAcagttatgttatattttatcattGTTATTTCGTTTCTGGATTttcatttattgtatatttgcaTTGAAACGCGATATTTGTTTGTGCAGATTTCTAACCTGTACACAAATTGAAATGCTGTTTTATAGCtgttattcaatttaaatttgtgCGCTCTTTTTTGCTGTAACATAATGTACATGAATTATGTTTATAAAATCAGATTTGTCAAGTATACGCTAGCAACTATTAAATTGAGGATAATGTTTACGTGTATATTTACAGTGATATGAAGAAAGTAAAGCTGTGACAGTGGgaatcaaacataaaaatagCCCCGGTGAAGACAAGAATATCTAACCTTATGCCCTCAGCTACCggtatgtattaaatatattggaaatttaagaaatactgACTTTTTATACAAAGATGCTgttttgtacaattattatgTTCAATTGATCTCCTAGATTGGTATAGTAAATTTTTCATAGAGTTGATAATAAACTTTATTGAAGCAAGCCTTGAGA
The Megachile rotundata isolate GNS110a chromosome 5, iyMegRotu1, whole genome shotgun sequence DNA segment above includes these coding regions:
- the LOC100874664 gene encoding trypsin inhibitor-like, which produces MNGKIVALFLVVLCCIAMMDGASAGIGPQCLLPLERGPCRAMMIRYGYNPETNQCEEFLFGGCRPNANNFANLNECKESCS